A single region of the Terriglobales bacterium genome encodes:
- a CDS encoding ABC transporter permease codes for MFSRLVYQSFLRQRRRKLLAGIAIALGTAVTTAMLVVASDVGDKINRELRSYGANIAVYPMEDTLDVRIGGLDLKPATAGAYLDERDLVKIKQVFWRHNILGYSPFLPVQARLEQPAAREVEVIGTYFAKTIPLPKDEFTTGVRTTHPWWKVRGDWPSDDGTGVLLGRKLAADLKLESGSSIVVAGHTLRVTGILDAAGAEDAAIVAPLALAQQLAGRPHAVRRVLVSALTKPEDAFGRRNPSTMNRVEYDRWYCSPYANSIALQIREVVPGAQAEQIRQVAQNEGAVLGRIRGLMLLVTLAALIASALAVAAAMATAILERRREVGLMKALGAANGMIAAVFYTEAGLLALGGGLLGFYGGTLMAQRISLAIFGSGVTIQPVLFPIVIALSVLVTCAASATAIRRAVRLDPAVVLRGDA; via the coding sequence ATGTTCAGCCGCCTGGTCTACCAATCCTTCTTGCGCCAGCGGCGGCGCAAGCTCTTGGCGGGCATTGCCATCGCTCTCGGCACCGCGGTGACCACTGCCATGCTGGTGGTCGCCAGCGACGTCGGCGACAAGATCAACCGCGAGTTGCGCAGCTACGGCGCCAACATCGCCGTCTATCCGATGGAGGACACGCTCGACGTCCGCATCGGCGGCCTTGACCTGAAGCCCGCGACCGCCGGCGCTTACCTTGACGAGCGGGACCTGGTGAAGATCAAGCAGGTCTTCTGGCGCCATAACATCCTGGGTTACTCGCCCTTCTTGCCGGTCCAGGCGCGCCTCGAACAGCCTGCCGCTCGCGAAGTCGAGGTCATCGGAACGTACTTCGCCAAGACCATCCCGCTGCCGAAGGACGAATTCACCACCGGCGTGCGCACCACGCATCCTTGGTGGAAGGTCCGCGGCGATTGGCCCTCCGATGACGGCACCGGCGTGCTGCTCGGGAGAAAGCTGGCGGCGGATCTCAAGCTCGAGTCGGGTTCCAGCATCGTCGTTGCGGGCCATACGCTGCGCGTCACGGGCATCCTCGACGCGGCCGGCGCCGAAGACGCCGCCATCGTCGCGCCGCTCGCCCTGGCGCAGCAGCTCGCCGGCAGGCCCCATGCGGTCCGCCGCGTCTTGGTCAGCGCGCTCACAAAACCGGAAGACGCCTTTGGCCGTCGGAATCCGTCCACCATGAACCGCGTCGAGTACGACCGCTGGTACTGCTCGCCCTATGCGAACTCCATCGCGCTCCAGATCCGCGAAGTCGTGCCGGGCGCGCAGGCCGAGCAGATCCGCCAGGTCGCGCAGAACGAAGGCGCCGTCCTGGGACGCATTCGCGGCCTCATGCTTCTGGTCACCCTCGCGGCCCTCATCGCGAGCGCCCTCGCCGTCGCCGCGGCCATGGCCACGGCCATCCTCGAGCGCCGTCGCGAAGTCGGCCTCATGAAAGCGCTCGGCGCGGCGAACGGCATGATCGCCGCCGTCTTCTACACCGAAGCGGGGTTGCTCGCGCTCGGCGGCGGCCTGCTCGGTTTCTATGGTGGCACGCTGATGGCGCAGCGCATCAGCCTGGCCATCTTCGGTTCCGGCGTCACCATCCAGCCGGTGCTCTTCCCCATCGTTATCGCCCTCTCGGTCCTCGTGACCTGCGCGGCCAGCGCCACCGCCATCCGGCGCGCCGTGCGGCTCGACCCCGCCGTCGTTCTGCGGGGTGACGCGTGA